A section of the Campylobacter lanienae NCTC 13004 genome encodes:
- a CDS encoding glycosyltransferase family 8 protein: MFHIVFSADENYIKYTAVLINSIIKNTNLNLHFKDFCQKPTPQMPPNSSFSSYENLNFNDLSAENRTEGYVFHILSDQISTATQNKLKALEKSLNEIYPCLITTHILNDNEFYDFPVSGAAHSNFLTYYRLKLKNYLNPSVDRCLYIDSDMLCLCDLRELFAIDLKENILAAINDPGSKKRKMKYKQNNQIITHKFTNDYFNAGLLLINTKAYIENKIEQKCQSLAQNATYIKAADQDLLNATIPANKLLKLPISYNFSSISFCFAICKDEQDHRLNCSRAEFMQSYKEPKIIHYGEKPWRFLKSYTDSQNRNINDIWWEYAASTPEFRDELMAMRNDINEYKVFATLGFEILKALKSIFGYFVIKNLIDKPLDNLNLNSEIPDDIFGLCCILGEMIIHAKRHKKSALSVILKAYKMKTTFTKYNTKNFL; this comes from the coding sequence ATGTTCCATATAGTATTTAGCGCAGATGAAAATTATATCAAATACACAGCGGTGCTTATAAATAGCATTATCAAAAATACAAATTTAAATCTCCATTTCAAAGATTTTTGTCAAAAGCCTACCCCGCAAATGCCACCTAATAGCTCATTTAGTAGCTATGAAAATTTAAATTTCAATGATTTAAGCGCTGAAAATAGAACTGAAGGCTATGTATTTCATATATTAAGCGACCAAATCTCCACCGCCACGCAAAATAAGCTAAAAGCCCTAGAAAAGAGCCTTAATGAGATTTACCCTTGCTTGATTACCACTCATATTTTAAATGATAATGAGTTTTATGATTTTCCAGTTTCTGGGGCGGCGCATAGCAATTTTTTGACTTATTATCGATTAAAACTCAAAAACTATCTCAACCCAAGCGTGGATAGATGCTTATATATAGATTCTGATATGCTCTGCCTTTGCGATTTAAGGGAGCTTTTTGCTATTGATTTAAAAGAGAATATCCTAGCTGCTATCAATGACCCCGGAAGCAAAAAACGCAAAATGAAATATAAACAAAATAACCAAATCATCACCCATAAATTTACAAATGACTACTTCAATGCTGGATTGTTACTCATCAACACAAAGGCTTATATAGAGAATAAAATAGAACAAAAATGCCAATCCCTAGCCCAAAATGCCACCTATATAAAAGCCGCCGATCAAGATCTATTAAACGCTACAATACCAGCAAATAAGCTCTTAAAGCTACCTATTAGCTATAATTTTTCATCCATTAGCTTCTGTTTTGCGATCTGTAAAGATGAGCAAGATCACCGCCTTAACTGCTCTAGGGCTGAGTTTATGCAAAGTTATAAAGAGCCAAAAATCATCCATTATGGCGAAAAGCCTTGGCGGTTTTTAAAAAGCTATACCGATAGCCAAAATCGAAATATCAATGATATTTGGTGGGAGTATGCTGCTAGCACACCAGAGTTTAGAGATGAGCTTATGGCTATGAGAAATGATATAAATGAGTATAAGGTTTTTGCTACTTTAGGCTTTGAGATCTTAAAAGCTTTAAAAAGCATTTTTGGCTATTTTGTGATAAAAAATTTGATAGATAAACCACTAGATAATCTAAATTTAAATAGCGAAATTCCAGATGATATTTTCGGGCTTTGCTGTATTTTAGGCGAGATGATAATACACGCCAAAAGACACAAAAAGAGCGCTCTAAGCGTGATATTAAAAGCTTATAAAATGAAAACCACATTTACCAAATACAACACAAAAAATTTTCTATAA